Sequence from the Bacillus sp. es.036 genome:
TGAGATATTAAAAAGAGCGTTATTGAACCGATCAAAACGAGACTATTTGTTGTTTATTTTCAGTATTAATACGGGCTTGCGTTTAACGCCTCTTTTGCATCTTACCCTTAATCATGTGATGAATGGATCTTTTAATGAATTCCTAGAATCATCTATTACCGAAACAACAGATATCTACCTCAATTCAGAAGTGAAACGCGCTCTTACGCTTTATGTGAATGAGCATCCTTCAAATGATAACTTTTACCTTTTTCATACGAAAAAAGATCCTACTCATCCAATTACAAGACAGCAGGTTCATCGCATCTTATCTCAAGCGGGAAAAGATGCCGGACTTGAGCATCCAATCAGCTTTCATAGTTTAAGAAAAACGTTTGGTTATCATGCGTTTCAACAGGGAGTAGCCGTGTCTCTCATTCAAAAAATTTATGGACATGCGACGAGAAGTGAAACATTAAAATATATCGGTATAAATTCTGAGCAAATTCCGAAACTGAAGATTGATGTACATTTATAGAAGGGAGGAAGATCAATGGATACGAATGCAGTAATTTTATTCAGCGCCATCTTTTTAATCGGTGGTGTCCTGATGGCCAAATTTTCTTCCCGGTTAGGTG
This genomic interval carries:
- a CDS encoding tyrosine-type recombinase/integrase codes for the protein MNSVGAIQSTEQIEILKRALLNRSKRDYLLFIFSINTGLRLTPLLHLTLNHVMNGSFNEFLESSITETTDIYLNSEVKRALTLYVNEHPSNDNFYLFHTKKDPTHPITRQQVHRILSQAGKDAGLEHPISFHSLRKTFGYHAFQQGVAVSLIQKIYGHATRSETLKYIGINSEQIPKLKIDVHL